From a single Haladaptatus caseinilyticus genomic region:
- a CDS encoding DUF5786 family protein: MSMGTFDAEEYERREKKISSVVAESDDRRTNFEGHIEYTGEDSIEDLLARLKEVKPE; the protein is encoded by the coding sequence ATGTCAATGGGTACATTCGATGCAGAGGAGTACGAACGTCGTGAGAAGAAAATCAGCTCTGTTGTCGCCGAGTCTGACGATCGACGGACGAACTTCGAAGGTCACATAGAGTACACTGGTGAGGACTCAATCGAAGATCTCCTCGCTCGACTGAAAGAAGTGAAGCCAGAGTAG
- a CDS encoding DUF7344 domain-containing protein, producing the protein MPSENNPFDSDTSESTDTQLNQVFTALKDPLRREILMDIAERNEDTLSVDSLCRTLDEDPRAFEGTEYEGWEVESLRTKLIQTHLPHLVDRKVVEYDARSEMIRMFG; encoded by the coding sequence ATGCCTAGTGAAAACAATCCATTTGACTCGGACACCAGTGAGTCGACAGACACCCAACTCAATCAGGTATTCACTGCGCTCAAGGATCCGCTTCGACGTGAAATCCTCATGGACATCGCTGAGCGAAATGAGGACACGCTCTCAGTGGATTCACTGTGTCGCACGCTCGACGAGGATCCCCGAGCATTCGAAGGAACAGAATACGAGGGATGGGAAGTCGAGTCACTACGAACGAAGTTGATCCAGACGCATCTGCCGCACCTAGTGGATCGAAAAGTGGTCGAGTACGATGCACGATCAGAGATGATCCGCATGTTTGGTTGA
- a CDS encoding HalOD1 output domain-containing protein: MTNHTPPSDDEDEHADDAAYQTEFDPIRDSVSEELITAIATLNDADPTELALLSDFVDPEALDALFGPRDAGNPRETNGHVLFNYDAYHVKVDSSGQITVHNSESSSDSKQSPSDE; encoded by the coding sequence ATGACAAATCATACTCCCCCGTCTGATGACGAGGACGAGCACGCAGACGATGCCGCCTACCAGACAGAATTTGATCCAATAAGGGACAGCGTTAGTGAAGAGCTAATCACAGCTATTGCAACACTGAATGATGCTGATCCGACTGAACTCGCACTCCTCTCGGATTTCGTCGACCCCGAGGCACTTGATGCGCTCTTCGGCCCACGAGATGCAGGGAACCCGCGTGAGACGAATGGGCATGTCCTGTTCAATTATGATGCCTACCACGTCAAGGTCGATAGCAGTGGGCAGATTACGGTTCACAACTCCGAATCAAGTTCCGACAGCAAACAGTCGCCAAGTGACGAATAG
- a CDS encoding HalOD1 output domain-containing protein, with translation MTSSNDHTDDGTRLAPDGNEPDDPDMTFVTQAHYERESHRDLTTEVIFAIADAVGVAPVDIKDPPLYECVDIAAIEDGFFGPKVAGHTRDSEGSVSFRYNQYRVEVASDGWITVSEPAEYEEVSGSE, from the coding sequence ATGACCTCAAGTAATGACCACACTGATGATGGTACCAGACTTGCACCGGATGGAAACGAACCCGACGATCCCGACATGACGTTTGTGACCCAGGCTCATTATGAACGCGAGAGCCATCGCGATCTCACCACCGAAGTCATCTTCGCGATCGCGGATGCCGTAGGCGTTGCTCCAGTAGACATCAAAGATCCCCCGTTATACGAGTGTGTAGACATTGCCGCCATCGAAGACGGCTTCTTCGGGCCGAAGGTCGCCGGGCATACCCGCGATAGTGAGGGGAGTGTTTCCTTCCGGTATAATCAGTATCGTGTTGAGGTTGCCAGTGATGGGTGGATTACGGTGTCCGAGCCCGCCGAGTATGAGGAGGTATCAGGCTCGGAGTGA
- a CDS encoding DUF7344 domain-containing protein, translating into MAGDELPPDEWERDPGRTDEESVAERDLDIDVSETILELQPVFEAISHPRRRYLVYTLAEATEWSLDELATKLAAWETDTAKANIATLTRQEMYTSLYHSHVPKLVDLDVIEFDADTETITPGPHAVQVLAALEGAGGSLDNRQETHARSEFDQEDTR; encoded by the coding sequence ATGGCGGGAGACGAGTTACCTCCCGACGAATGGGAGAGAGACCCTGGCCGGACCGACGAAGAGAGCGTCGCCGAGCGCGATCTCGACATCGATGTTTCGGAGACCATCCTCGAGTTACAACCCGTCTTCGAGGCGATTTCCCATCCACGACGACGCTACCTTGTCTACACCCTCGCCGAAGCAACCGAATGGTCACTCGATGAGCTTGCGACCAAATTGGCTGCCTGGGAGACCGACACCGCAAAGGCGAACATTGCGACGCTCACGCGCCAAGAGATGTACACATCGCTTTATCACAGTCACGTACCGAAACTCGTGGATTTGGACGTGATTGAGTTCGATGCCGACACCGAGACGATCACTCCAGGGCCACATGCGGTCCAAGTGTTGGCCGCGTTGGAGGGTGCCGGTGGGAGTCTCGACAATCGGCAAGAAACGCATGCTCGCAGCGAGTTCGACCAGGAGGACACTCGGTAA
- a CDS encoding geranylgeranylglyceryl/heptaprenylglyceryl phosphate synthase, whose product MAAAWAQWEHVTKVDPDKALHDGDTYADIADTGTDALILGGTTNVTESSVQSILDALVSVEIPVFVEPTYHPTTFQHGALRGYLIPTVLNAGDRTWETGAHQEWVRSTNAIDWERTHTEAYIVLNSDSAVATYTQADCDLDADDVVAYAILAEQILGQEIVYLESFRHGVDHWCRGDSSN is encoded by the coding sequence ATGGCGGCTGCGTGGGCACAGTGGGAGCACGTTACGAAAGTCGACCCTGATAAAGCACTCCACGACGGAGATACCTACGCTGACATTGCCGACACAGGCACAGATGCACTCATTCTCGGTGGCACCACGAACGTCACCGAGTCCAGCGTTCAGTCAATTCTCGATGCACTCGTCTCCGTCGAAATACCCGTCTTCGTCGAACCAACGTACCACCCGACCACGTTTCAGCATGGTGCTCTTCGCGGGTATCTCATCCCAACTGTTCTGAATGCCGGTGACAGAACGTGGGAAACAGGGGCGCACCAAGAGTGGGTTCGCTCGACAAATGCGATCGACTGGGAGCGAACGCATACCGAAGCGTACATCGTGTTAAATTCGGATTCGGCAGTCGCGACGTACACGCAAGCAGACTGTGACCTTGATGCAGATGACGTCGTTGCCTATGCTATACTTGCCGAACAAATCCTCGGCCAGGAGATCGTTTATCTCGAGTCTTTCAGACACGGAGTCGATCACTGGTGCCGTGGTGACAGCAGTAACTGA
- a CDS encoding HalOD1 output domain-containing protein, with protein MLYLPNKSSARRSFISSLSDTESITGAVVTAVTEANGTKPATPLYEAIDPDALEALYQHGSPEVNFEYIGYHVTVHSDRTVSVATVDS; from the coding sequence ATGCTATACTTGCCGAACAAATCCTCGGCCAGGAGATCGTTTATCTCGAGTCTTTCAGACACGGAGTCGATCACTGGTGCCGTGGTGACAGCAGTAACTGAAGCGAATGGCACGAAGCCTGCGACCCCTCTTTACGAGGCCATCGATCCTGATGCTCTCGAAGCGCTCTATCAGCATGGCTCACCAGAGGTGAACTTTGAGTATATTGGGTATCACGTTACGGTGCATTCTGACCGGACCGTTTCCGTTGCTACCGTCGATTCGTAG
- a CDS encoding DUF7344 domain-containing protein has translation MGFSPEDTDEQRSLDEIFTLLANTQRRHILTHLIETADQPVPLEALVEYLQTHTDTNPEKLQTRLHHLHLPKLADYGVIEYNSSLQLISYTEHPRLEALLQAGQSLGDGGNKSDVSESNS, from the coding sequence ATGGGCTTTTCACCAGAAGACACAGACGAGCAACGTTCGCTTGACGAGATATTCACACTTTTAGCTAATACCCAAAGACGCCACATTCTCACCCATCTCATCGAGACTGCCGATCAACCTGTGCCGCTCGAAGCACTCGTCGAATATCTCCAGACCCACACTGACACGAATCCTGAAAAGTTGCAAACTCGGCTCCATCATCTCCATCTGCCCAAACTCGCTGATTATGGCGTGATCGAGTACAATTCCTCACTACAGCTCATTTCGTATACGGAACACCCTCGTCTCGAAGCACTGTTGCAGGCGGGACAGAGCCTCGGTGACGGCGGCAATAAATCGGATGTGAGCGAATCCAACTCGTAG
- a CDS encoding helix-turn-helix domain-containing protein yields MAVIIELSLPPENFPLGTMLTTDSDLHIEFERIVPVGADVVPIFWAWDGDLDAFEQRVRDDINVQQFVAIDEVGDRRLYLLNWDIPSGAFLEGLTTAEGIIRNAHGYGTDNWEFELLFPSHDHLTRFHNISRENDIGYTLGKMQSLSEAGASELENILTDKQRKALVLAFQRGYFETPWQVTLSELATELDITQQSLSDRIRHGIEAIVKQTLFGASEP; encoded by the coding sequence ATGGCGGTCATTATTGAGCTGTCTCTTCCCCCGGAGAACTTCCCGTTAGGAACCATGCTGACCACTGACAGTGACCTCCATATCGAGTTCGAGCGCATCGTCCCTGTGGGTGCCGACGTCGTCCCGATTTTTTGGGCGTGGGATGGCGACTTAGATGCCTTCGAACAGCGTGTTCGAGACGATATCAACGTCCAGCAATTCGTTGCAATCGATGAAGTGGGTGACCGTCGGTTGTATCTCCTCAATTGGGATATCCCAAGTGGAGCATTCTTGGAAGGGCTTACTACCGCAGAGGGGATCATTCGAAACGCTCACGGCTATGGCACTGACAATTGGGAGTTCGAATTGTTGTTCCCATCTCACGACCATCTGACACGCTTCCATAACATCAGTCGAGAGAACGACATTGGGTACACACTCGGCAAAATGCAGTCGTTATCCGAGGCCGGTGCATCCGAACTCGAAAATATCCTCACGGACAAACAGCGGAAAGCACTCGTGCTCGCATTCCAACGTGGGTATTTCGAGACGCCCTGGCAGGTGACGCTCTCGGAGTTGGCGACAGAACTCGATATTACCCAACAATCGTTGTCGGATCGAATCAGACATGGTATCGAGGCTATTGTCAAGCAGACACTATTCGGTGCGTCCGAGCCATGA
- a CDS encoding SprT-like domain-containing protein, protein MLTLLRLCVCGIRTGYIYDDTPKTSTALLDRVRQHAADVAAEHFPDLPVETIAWEVSHRRQRSAGATKYDPANGEITISLAWAAFEQHGWEQFSSTVRHELIHAWQYHEFGDADHGSTFAQWRTASTLRSTASDSPPRSGGLFARTAAGGLAGIDAQRPFATQNSTDVVSAVGHSVSRRGSEITERQKSLVPCTPARCTSIPPKRLSVNK, encoded by the coding sequence GTGTTGACGCTACTTCGTCTTTGTGTTTGTGGGATCCGAACTGGGTACATTTACGACGATACTCCAAAGACATCGACGGCCCTGCTCGACCGAGTACGACAGCACGCGGCGGACGTCGCCGCTGAGCACTTCCCGGACTTACCGGTCGAAACGATTGCGTGGGAAGTGTCTCACCGACGACAGCGGTCGGCAGGAGCGACGAAGTACGACCCTGCGAACGGCGAGATAACGATCTCGCTCGCATGGGCCGCATTCGAGCAGCACGGTTGGGAGCAATTCAGTTCGACGGTGCGCCACGAACTCATCCACGCCTGGCAGTACCACGAATTCGGCGACGCGGATCACGGCTCGACGTTCGCACAGTGGCGGACCGCCTCGACACTTCGCAGCACTGCGAGCGATTCACCACCCCGAAGTGGTGGCTTGTTTGCGAGGACTGCGGCAGGCGGATTGGCCGGTATCGACGCTCAAAGACCGTTCGCAACCCAGAACAGTACCGATGTAGTGAGTGCGGTGGGTCACTCCGTGTCGAGAAGGGGATCAGAAATAACTGAAAGACAAAAATCGCTGGTACCCTGTACCCCCGCGAGATGCACGTCCATACCACCCAAGCGACTAAGCGTCAACAAATAG
- a CDS encoding antitoxin VapB family protein: MGIANDQIRVSDTVKRELERRKREGESFNDVLERMLGDNSGDFADGFGRWSDEEAERVREGRKQGKEKRKAQMQRLGRGDA, translated from the coding sequence ATGGGCATCGCAAACGATCAGATTCGCGTTAGCGATACAGTAAAGCGGGAGTTAGAACGCCGGAAACGAGAGGGTGAGAGTTTCAACGACGTTCTTGAGCGTATGCTCGGCGACAACAGCGGCGATTTCGCTGATGGATTTGGTCGCTGGTCGGACGAAGAGGCTGAACGCGTCCGTGAGGGTCGCAAACAGGGCAAAGAGAAGCGAAAGGCACAGATGCAACGACTCGGTAGAGGCGACGCGTGA
- a CDS encoding PIN domain-containing protein, giving the protein MKVLDTSFLIDYLAGVASTKTFYEEAGGTEEQWIIPLVAYAEVLVGAGNLPDGDIDGVRADLSWGEVYVTDERTAITAGNIADEIAPGGPYLDGPDALIAAVGRKLDAPVVSGDGDLTHEATQKVIDVEKYR; this is encoded by the coding sequence GTGAAGGTTCTCGACACTTCGTTTCTTATCGACTACCTCGCAGGTGTTGCGTCTACCAAAACGTTCTACGAGGAAGCAGGCGGTACCGAGGAGCAGTGGATCATCCCTCTCGTTGCGTATGCTGAGGTGCTTGTCGGAGCGGGCAACCTTCCGGATGGTGACATCGACGGTGTGCGTGCTGATCTCTCCTGGGGAGAAGTGTATGTTACCGACGAACGGACAGCGATCACCGCCGGGAACATTGCAGACGAGATCGCACCCGGTGGCCCCTATCTCGACGGGCCTGATGCACTTATTGCTGCTGTTGGTCGTAAACTCGATGCACCAGTGGTTTCTGGGGACGGCGACTTGACTCACGAAGCGACACAGAAAGTGATTGACGTCGAAAAGTACCGGTGA
- a CDS encoding SWIM zinc finger family protein: MACTSPHHVHRNAFCKHMAAVETATQDGTLDSFPSEDDNDTELEDCDCEGVGDFPYWPCVRAGRKELPNEPPLQLFLATSRPLSLRLSPTSE, translated from the coding sequence ATGGCCTGCACGTCCCCGCATCACGTCCACCGCAACGCCTTTTGCAAACACATGGCCGCCGTCGAAACCGCAACTCAAGACGGAACGCTCGACTCGTTCCCCTCCGAGGACGACAACGATACCGAACTCGAAGACTGCGACTGCGAGGGCGTCGGTGACTTCCCGTACTGGCCATGCGTTCGTGCGGGACGGAAGGAACTGCCGAACGAACCACCGCTTCAGCTCTTTTTGGCCACGTCACGGCCATTGTCGCTCCGGCTATCACCGACTAGCGAATGA
- a CDS encoding universal stress protein, protein MDDTLRPVHFSLLHLGDIFEQKGDLTSISLIIVVISLLGRNDFMNSVATGSMDQLLAVVEPTESARTLVRQAGEVAKATNADLLLIHVTDALKYSLHRESMDSSTSNSTHYTRNEAEERATQLADEIGSEILSDITVEYDTAGYLGNKAEKVLEIANQQNCDRIFITGHNRSPTGKAIFGDTVQKIILDFDGSVTVNTAKN, encoded by the coding sequence ATGGATGACACATTACGGCCGGTGCATTTTTCCCTTTTACATTTGGGAGACATATTTGAACAGAAAGGAGATTTAACGAGTATTTCATTGATTATTGTTGTAATTTCTCTATTGGGAAGAAATGATTTTATGAATTCGGTTGCTACTGGTAGTATGGATCAGCTACTTGCAGTAGTTGAGCCGACAGAGTCGGCACGGACCCTAGTGAGACAGGCCGGTGAAGTGGCAAAGGCAACGAACGCAGATCTTTTACTCATTCACGTCACTGACGCATTGAAATATAGCTTACATCGAGAATCCATGGATTCTTCCACCAGTAATTCGACTCATTATACTCGTAACGAGGCAGAGGAAAGGGCTACACAACTCGCCGACGAAATTGGAAGTGAAATTCTTTCTGATATTACCGTTGAATACGATACGGCAGGATATCTTGGTAACAAGGCTGAAAAAGTTCTCGAAATAGCCAATCAGCAAAATTGTGACCGGATCTTTATCACGGGTCACAACCGATCGCCGACTGGAAAGGCTATTTTCGGAGATACGGTACAGAAAATTATTCTTGATTTCGATGGCTCTGTGACTGTCAACACGGCCAAAAATTGA
- a CDS encoding sugar porter family MFS transporter: protein MATANTDDTQASGGDRFIYLTAGLAALNGLLFGFDTGIISGAFLYINNTFTMSPLVEGIVISGAMAGAAFGAATGGKLADQIGRRRLILLGAVVFFIGSLTMAIAPTVLVLVVGRLIDGVAIGFASIVGPLYISEIAPPKIRGALTSLNQLMVTLGILISYFVNYAFADTGDWRLMLGTGMIPAVILALGMLKMPESPRWLYEHDQPDAARAVLKRTRESDIDAEMDEIKKTVDKQSGNGLSDLFESWLRPALIVGLGLAVFQQITGINAVIYYAPTILESTGFGSSTSIFATVGIGVINVVMTIVAIALIDRVGRRRLLLVGVGGMVVTPGVLGAVFYLPGFGGILGWVATGSLMLFVAFFAIGLGPVFWLLISEIYPLSVRGSAMGTVTVANWGANLLVSLAFPVLTANLGKPSTFWLFGICSLLAFVFAYRMVPETKGRSLEAIEADLRDNVSDSVGATGTESVPSRE from the coding sequence ATGGCTACCGCTAACACAGACGACACACAAGCAAGTGGAGGGGATCGGTTCATTTATCTCACTGCTGGATTGGCAGCCCTCAACGGGCTCTTATTCGGATTCGATACCGGAATTATCTCCGGTGCATTTCTCTATATTAATAACACCTTCACGATGTCACCACTCGTTGAAGGCATCGTAATCAGTGGTGCAATGGCGGGCGCAGCGTTCGGTGCTGCGACTGGCGGCAAACTAGCCGATCAGATCGGTCGGCGCCGACTAATCCTGCTCGGTGCGGTAGTTTTCTTCATCGGATCGCTAACGATGGCTATCGCACCGACGGTTCTGGTATTGGTCGTGGGACGTCTCATCGATGGCGTTGCGATCGGCTTTGCATCAATCGTTGGCCCACTCTACATCTCTGAAATTGCACCACCCAAAATTCGCGGCGCACTTACTTCACTGAATCAACTTATGGTAACACTCGGAATCCTTATTTCCTACTTCGTCAATTACGCTTTTGCAGATACTGGCGATTGGCGATTAATGTTGGGGACGGGGATGATCCCGGCTGTCATCCTCGCACTCGGTATGCTCAAAATGCCCGAAAGCCCGCGCTGGCTCTACGAACACGATCAACCGGACGCTGCTCGAGCAGTTCTCAAGCGTACTCGTGAATCCGACATCGATGCTGAAATGGACGAAATCAAGAAAACAGTCGATAAACAGTCTGGAAACGGCTTATCGGATCTGTTCGAATCATGGTTGCGGCCAGCACTTATCGTCGGGCTCGGACTTGCCGTCTTTCAGCAAATTACCGGCATCAATGCTGTCATCTACTATGCACCCACAATTCTCGAATCAACCGGTTTCGGAAGTTCAACATCGATCTTTGCTACCGTCGGAATCGGTGTTATTAACGTCGTCATGACTATCGTTGCGATCGCACTTATTGACCGCGTTGGCCGCCGCCGTCTCTTGCTCGTTGGGGTCGGAGGAATGGTCGTGACGCCGGGAGTTCTCGGTGCCGTCTTTTACCTTCCCGGATTTGGAGGCATCCTTGGGTGGGTTGCGACGGGAAGCCTGATGCTTTTCGTTGCTTTCTTCGCGATTGGCCTTGGCCCGGTGTTTTGGTTGCTCATCTCCGAGATCTATCCACTCTCGGTTCGCGGCAGTGCCATGGGAACTGTAACTGTCGCCAATTGGGGTGCAAACCTGCTCGTTTCCCTCGCATTCCCGGTACTCACCGCAAATCTGGGTAAACCATCCACTTTCTGGCTGTTCGGGATCTGTAGCTTATTGGCATTCGTCTTCGCCTATCGAATGGTTCCCGAGACAAAGGGACGCTCCCTCGAGGCGATTGAAGCCGATCTTCGGGACAATGTCTCCGATTCTGTCGGGGCAACCGGAACGGAGTCGGTACCCTCTCGCGAGTAA
- a CDS encoding ATP-binding protein — MEKFVNRIKELDRLKALYDSEQAELAIIYGRRQIGKSELVRQSVIDRNDVVYYQAVQGTPTTQLSRFAEAVASTFPSITSVKEEWEPLLTHLVDRDAIIIIDEFPYLIESDESLPSIVQHLWDTGVDDSQATLVLTGSAIGMIHTYLLDGGAPLYGRVSQTPNGRMKLTQLPFRSVKEFVPEYNPEDRVFVYGVFGGTPRYLDPLDASRSLGENITRLLCDPDGSLHNEPETVLQMELNEVNTYFSVLESMANGNRSRNEIAQGAGIESTNTSYYFDRLETLQIIEKHHPALADPTRSKRTRYKIRDPVFRFYFRYLYGRGGQYELYGENAYADLIEPELPDFVSETFEELCHDALPALYPDCTFTRVPSQWWYKGREIDVVAPTDESKLLVGEAKFTNAPLGYNILNNLEETVEYINWTPNTGGNPSYEYALFSRSGFKSSVEEAADDRTDLRLFDLNDVIGALEADKTH; from the coding sequence ATGGAAAAGTTCGTCAATCGCATCAAGGAACTTGACCGACTCAAAGCGTTATACGATAGTGAGCAAGCGGAACTCGCGATCATCTACGGCCGTCGGCAAATCGGAAAGAGCGAACTCGTTCGCCAATCCGTTATTGATCGAAATGACGTCGTCTACTATCAGGCTGTTCAGGGAACTCCAACCACCCAACTTTCCCGCTTCGCTGAAGCAGTTGCCTCAACATTTCCCAGCATTACATCCGTCAAAGAAGAGTGGGAACCGCTTCTCACACACCTCGTTGACCGAGACGCGATCATCATTATCGACGAGTTTCCCTATCTTATCGAATCAGACGAGAGCCTCCCCTCTATCGTGCAACACCTGTGGGATACCGGCGTAGACGACAGTCAAGCAACGCTCGTCCTGACAGGGTCAGCGATCGGTATGATACACACCTATTTGCTTGATGGCGGTGCGCCCCTCTATGGACGAGTCTCCCAGACGCCGAATGGCCGAATGAAACTCACACAGTTACCCTTCCGGTCAGTCAAAGAGTTTGTTCCGGAATACAACCCGGAAGATCGTGTATTCGTGTATGGCGTCTTCGGTGGCACACCACGCTATCTCGATCCGCTTGACGCATCACGATCACTCGGAGAGAATATCACACGATTATTGTGTGACCCAGACGGATCACTCCATAACGAGCCAGAAACGGTGCTCCAAATGGAGCTCAATGAGGTAAACACGTATTTTTCGGTATTAGAATCGATGGCGAACGGAAATCGAAGCCGAAACGAAATCGCACAAGGGGCCGGAATTGAGAGCACCAATACGTCCTATTATTTCGACCGCTTAGAAACGCTACAGATTATCGAAAAACATCATCCAGCACTCGCTGACCCAACGCGAAGTAAACGAACGCGATACAAAATCCGAGATCCCGTCTTTCGTTTTTACTTCCGGTATCTGTACGGCCGTGGTGGTCAATACGAACTTTATGGTGAAAATGCATACGCGGATCTGATCGAACCAGAGTTACCGGACTTCGTGAGTGAAACATTTGAAGAGCTTTGTCACGATGCACTCCCTGCATTATATCCCGACTGTACGTTCACACGGGTGCCGAGTCAGTGGTGGTACAAAGGACGTGAAATCGATGTCGTCGCCCCGACTGACGAGTCAAAACTTCTCGTCGGTGAAGCCAAGTTCACAAATGCTCCGCTCGGGTATAATATTCTCAACAATCTCGAAGAGACGGTGGAATATATCAACTGGACACCGAATACGGGTGGTAACCCATCGTATGAATACGCGTTATTCAGCCGGTCAGGATTCAAATCGTCTGTAGAAGAAGCTGCTGACGATCGTACTGATCTCCGCCTTTTCGACCTGAATGATGTTATCGGTGCACTTGAGGCAGACAAGACACACTGA
- a CDS encoding SWIM zinc finger family protein produces the protein MGASRLVEVINESHGNPEEHQYTVSIDDVTEELMACTCPHHVHRNAYCKHMAAVETSTDGGTLDAFPSEDDNETEPEDCDCGGLGDFPCWPCVRTGRKELPNEPPLQLSLSRHAK, from the coding sequence GTGGGAGCCTCCAGACTCGTCGAAGTGATCAACGAGAGCCACGGGAACCCGGAAGAGCACCAATACACCGTGTCCATCGACGACGTGACTGAGGAACTGATGGCCTGCACCTGTCCGCACCACGTCCACCGGAACGCCTACTGCAAACACATGGCCGCCGTCGAAACCTCGACGGACGGCGGAACGCTCGACGCCTTCCCCTCCGAGGACGACAACGAGACCGAACCCGAAGACTGTGACTGTGGCGGCCTTGGTGACTTCCCGTGCTGGCCGTGCGTGCGAACGGGACGAAAAGAACTGCCGAACGAACCACCGCTTCAACTCTCTTTATCCAGGCATGCCAAGTGA
- a CDS encoding DMT family transporter, whose amino-acid sequence MNSYVALVGAIIAEVTGTTALNLSNGFTELIPSIIVVLGYGGSFYLLSLALTDLPVGMIYATWSGVGVVLIAVIGIVFFDEQIDIAGVLGFGLIIAGVYLLNVVSNTSAH is encoded by the coding sequence ATGAACTCATATGTCGCCCTCGTCGGAGCAATTATCGCCGAAGTCACTGGGACAACAGCCTTGAATCTCTCGAACGGATTCACTGAGCTTATTCCAAGTATTATCGTCGTTCTCGGGTATGGAGGATCGTTCTATCTATTGAGTCTTGCTCTCACGGACTTACCTGTCGGGATGATCTATGCGACATGGTCTGGAGTTGGTGTTGTGTTGATTGCCGTTATTGGAATCGTATTCTTTGATGAGCAAATTGACATTGCTGGTGTACTTGGATTTGGACTTATTATTGCAGGCGTTTACTTGTTGAACGTCGTCTCAAACACATCGGCTCATTAA